The Novosphingobium terrae genome segment GCCCTTCATCGGCATGGTCACGCGCAGATCGCAGGCCATTTCGTAATCCTCGGGCAGGCCGCGCGACTCATTGCCGACCATAATGAAGCACGGCCCGGCATAAGGCGCCCCGCGATAGGGCACGGCTTCGCGCAGGGATGCTGCCACCAACTGGCCTTCGCCGCTGCGCAGCCAGGGCAGGAATTCCTCCCAACGGGCCTGCACCACGCGCTGCGTGAAAACAGCACCCATGCTGGCGCGCACGGCCTCCACGCTGAACGGGTCCACGCAGTCGTCGATCAGGATCAACCCGCCTGCTCCCACGGCATCGCCGGTGCGCAGCATGGTGCCCAGATTGCCGGGGTCACGCATCGCATGCGCCACCAGCCAGAGCGGGGCGGCGTTGCGATCCAGTCCGGCGAGGCTTGTGTCGAATTCCTCAAACACGCCGCAGACAGCCTGCGGATTGTCCTTGCCGGTGATCTTGCTGAGGATGTCCTCGCTGGTTTCCACCACATCGCCGCCGGCGGCCAGAACATCGCTTTCAAGCTGCTCAAGCAGGGGGTGCGGGTCGCGGCCCTCGGCCATGATCAGCATTTCGGGCAGGCGGCCCATCTCGCGGGCGTCGGTCAGCAGGCGCAGGCCCTCGGTCAGGAATTTGCCCTCGCGGCGGCGATGCTTCTTGTCGCGCAGGCTCTTGAGGAACTTGACCGTGGGGTTGGAAAAGCCGGTGATCGTGCGGCGCATGGGCGAGTGTCAGCCTGAAAGGAACGGGAAACCCCGCCCATACCTGCCGATTGATCTTCTGTCGATTGAAGAGCTTCAGTCTTCCCCGAAGCCGTCCTTCACCAGACCGGCGAGGCGGGAAAGCGCCACATCGGCCTCTTCGCCTTTTACGACGATGTCCACGCTGTCACCGCGCGCGGCGCCCAGCATCATCAGGCCCAGGATCGAGCCGCCACCGGCTTCGGCGCCTTCTTTCAGCACCTTCACGTCGTGCCCCTCGGGCAGCATGGCGACCATGTTCACGAATTTCGCGCTGGCCCGTGCATGCAGGCCCTTGGCGTTGACAATTTCGACGGTTTCCCGTGCTTCTCCCATGCGTTCTACCCTGCCGTTATATTTTGAGAGCGGTTATATTCCAGAGCATCGCGCGAGAAAATGGGGACCGATTTTCCGCAAAAACGACGCAACAACGAAAATCTGGCTCAGAATGCGTGATTCTTCAATCACGCATTGCCTTTTACGCGTCCTGCCCCAGAAATTCCGACGCGATCGTGATATAATTGCGACCCGCATCGCGCGCCGCGGCCACAGCCCCCAGCACATCGGCGGATTTGCGCGCACCGGCCAGGCGGATCAGCATGGGCAGGTTGATGCCCGCGATCACCTCGACCCGGCCCGCCTGCATCAGCGAGATCGCCAGATTGCTGGGCGTGCCGCCGAACAGATCGGTCAGGATGATGGCGCCGTCGCCCGCATCAACCGTCTGAATCGCCTCGGCGATTTCGCGGCGACGCTTTTCGACGTCATCGTTGGGCCCGATGCAGACCGTGGCGATAGCCTCCTGGCGACCGACGACATGCTCCATCGCATGCACGAATTCTTCGGCCAGTTTGCCGTGAGTGACGAGGATCATGCCGATCATGCGGGAATTGCGCTCCGAAATTGGTTCCCGACCATCGCGTTGACCCCCCGTGGTCCGGTGAACATGCAAACTGTCATCGGCTGGCGGCCCCTTCTACGAGGTCGGCCGCGCGCGATTGCAGGTTGCGGTGCAGCATTGTGGGAGAAAATCCGGAGTTGCGCAAGGCCGCGCCGATCTGTTCTGCCATGAAGACGCTGCGATGGCGCCCGCCGGTGCAGCCGAAAGCGATGTGAACATAGGCTTTTCCCTGCGCCTGAAAACGGGGGAGAACCGAAAGCAGCAGGTCGCGAATCCGCGCAAAGGCGTCCTCAAAGGCCGGGTCCTGGCGGATAAACGCCGCAATCGAGGCGTCTTTTCCGGTCATCGGGCGCAGATCCTTGTCCCAATGCGGGTTGTTGAGAAAACGCATGTCGAAGACGAAATCGGCGACCGGCGGCATCCCGCGCGAGAAGCCGAAACTGCTGACGGAAATCGTCAGTTCAGGGCCCGAAGCCGGGGCAAATTGCTCACGCATGGCCTGCTGCAACTGATTCGCGGCAAATTGCGTGGTGTTGATCACCAGATCGGCCCAGCGGCGCAGCGGCTCCATCAGCTCGCGCTCGGCGGCGATGCCGGAGGCGGCGGGCATGTCATTGGCCAGCGGATGGCGGCGGCGGGTTTCGTTGTAGCGGCGTTCCAGCTCGGCGCCGCCGCAGTCGAGATAGAGCGTGGTCAGCTCCAGATCGCCGCGCATGGTCAGGCGCTTGACCAGTTCGGTCACGGCATGAGGGTTGAAACCGCGCGTGCGCGAATCGAAGCCTATGGCCAGCGGCCCGTGATGCTCACCCAGATCGGAGCCATGTTCGGGGCTGTCGATCAGGCGTTCCAGCAGGCGGATGGGGAAATTGTCGATGGTTTCCCAGCCCAGATCCTCAAGCACGCGCAGGGCGGTGGTCTTGCCCGCGCCCAGCACGCCGGTCACCAGCAGGATGCGCTGGCGTTTGTCTCCCTCTGCGATGGACTCGGCAGGGGCCGGGGCTTGAGTGGCGGTGGATTCCTCGGACATATAAGTGCTTTTTGCGCTCAAAAAGGGCAAAAGGAAAGGGGTAAGCGCTTGATTTGACCCTTAGGACAGGGGAGGGGCAGGCAAGCCATAAACACCAAGCGCCATCGAGGCTCTTAGCGCTAAACCTGGTGTGTCGGGATAAAGCTCCACCAGCGGCAGATCGACGCCCAGAATCGCCTCGCGCGGGGCCTGTTCGATATAGCGCGGGGCATTGCGCGTCAGGCGGATCAGCAGCGCCACGGGCACATCCTGCACCGCCGCCATGGGGAGCAGCCCGAGGTTGCGCACCTCGATCAGGCCGCGCGTGGCCGGGGCGGGGGAGGCCAACAGCGCGCCGCCTTCCACCCGCAACGAAACGCCATCATCGCCCACAAGGTCAGCGCCCCGGTCGATCAGGGCGAGCGCCAGGCTGGATTTGCCGCTGCCGCTGGCGCCGTCGATCAGCACGGCGCGGCCCTTGATGGCTACGCAGGTCAATTGTCGGAGTAAACTCATGAAGCGGCCTGCGCCGGATGCCAGGAGGGCAGCTCGAACACCAGACGGGCGCCGCGCCCGTTTGATGGAGGCCCCTCCAGCGGATCGCGGGCATGCAATTGCCCGTCATGCGCCACGATGATGGTGCGCGCGATGGCCAGACCCAGCCCGGAATGGCTGCCGAAATCCTCGCCTGCCGGGCGCAGCGAGTGGAACCGTTCGAACACGCGTTCGCGCGCCGAGGGCGGGATGCCCGGGCCTTCGTCCGTCACCTCGCAGGAGACATACAGCCCGTGATTGGCCAAAGTGATGGTGATCATGCCGCCGGGGGGCGAGAAAGACACCGCATTGTCGATCAGATTTTCGAACACACGCTCCAGCCGCGCGGCATCGCCCTCCACCACCGGCGGGGCGCTGCCTTCGTGAAGCACCTGCACGCGGCAATCGCGGTTGACCCCGCGCCGCTCGCGCGCGCCGACCAGTGCCACGGCCAGCGCCAGCAGATCGACCAGCTCGAAGGTGGTGCGCGACAGTTCGGCGTCGATCCGGCTGGCATAGGCGATTTCGGTCACCAGCCGGTCGATGCGCTGCACATCGTGCGCGGCGATGGCGTGAAGCTGGCGTCGCAGATCGCCATCGCCCACCTTGTCCAGCGTATCCAGAGCGCTGCGCAGACTGGCCAGCGGGTTCTTGATTTCATGGGCGACATCGGCGGCGAAGGCCTCCACGCCGTCGATGCGCTGGCGCAGGGCCTCTGTCATATCGGCGATGGCGCGGGCCAGCAGGCCGATCTCGTCGCCACGCTCGGGCAGGCGGGGGACGATCACCGTGCGGTCGCGGCCCAACCGCACGCGCACCGCCGCGCGCATCAGCACGCGAAGCGGCTGAACGATGGTTCGCGCCAGAAACAGCGAAAGGAACACGGTGGTCAGCAGCGCGGCCAGCACCACGATGGCCAAAGTCTGGCGGGCATCGCGCACGGCTTGCGTCACATCGGGCGCCGGGCGCGTCGTCAGCAGCACCGAGCCGCGGATGCCCACTGGCGTGGCGGCATTGATGATCGGCGTGCGGTCCGGCGCATAGCGTTCGCGCACGGTCGAGACAGTATGGGTGCGTGCCTCGATCACCTCGGGCCAGAGGCTGGCGGCGTCGCGCGGATGCGCGGGCGGGGGGGGCTCGGCATAGCGCGGCACGGGCGGGGCAAACAGCGCCGCATCCATCATGCGGTCCAGCGTGCGGGCGGCCTTCATCGTCCAGGGCTGGGTCTGCGGGTCGGCCACGGTGAAGGAGGGCGGCGCGAGCGCGAAACTGTCCTGCGCCAGATGGCCGTCGGGCGCATAGAGGCGCAGGCGCATCTGCTGGCGCGTGCCGATGGTGGCCAGCAGTTTCGCGCGCGAGGCTGCCGGGGTTTCGGCCAACACAGAGGCGGCGATCTCGGCCTCGACCCGGGCGCGTTTGAAACGATCTCCCAGCATCTGGTTGCGGTAGGTATCGAGGAACAGCAGGCTGAAGGCCATCAGTGCCAGCACGATCACATTGACCGCCAGAATGCGCGCCGTCAGCGAAACGCCGCGAATCTTCATCCGCGAGGACAGTGGCGCGATCACGCTGGCCCAGCGCTTGCGCTCCTGAGCGGTCCTACTGACCATGATGCCGATCAGCTTTCGGCAAAGGAATAACCCGCGCCATACAGCGTCTCGATCGCGCTGAAGGTCGGGTCGGCCTGACGGAATTTACGGCGCAGGCGCTTGATGTGCGAATCGATGGTGCGATCGTCGACATAGATGTCGTCGCTGTAGGCCGCGTCCATCAGCTGGTTGCGGCTGCGGATCACGCCGGGGCGGCTCGCAAGTGCTTCCAAAATCAGGAATTCGGTGACGGTCAGCGAGACGGGGACCTCGTTCCATGTCACCTCATGGCGCGCCGGGTCCATGGCGAGGCGACCGCGATGGATGATGTCGGGCGCGGGCTCTCCGCTGGGGGCGGGGGCGGCGCGGCGCGCATCCAGACGGCGCAGGATGGCGCGGATGCGCGCCACCAGCAGGCGCTGGCTGAAGGGCTTGGTGATGTAATCGTCGGCGCCCATGGCGAGGCCCAGCGCCTCATCGGGCTCCTCATCCTTGCTGGTAAGGAAGATGACAGGCAGGGCGCTGGTTTCGCGCAGGCGCTGCAGCAGCTCCAGCCCGTCCATGCGCGGCATCTTGATATCCACCACCGCCAGATCGGGTGGATTATCCAGCAGAGCCTTCAAGGCGCTGGTGCCGTCGGCATAGACGCGGGTGGCGAAACCCTCGGCCTGTAGCCCGATCGAAACGCTGGCCAGAATGTTGCGGTCATCATCGACCAGCGCGATTGTCTGGCCTGCGGCGCTTGGGGTCTGGCCTGCGGCTGCGGAGTTGGCAGCAGTATCCTCCGGGGGATCGATCGGGGTGGCGGTCATCCGCGGCAATCTAGCCAGAGGGGGGGGCGCTGTCCATCACGCCTGTCGATCAGGGGCTTGCGTCGCAGAAATCGGGCGCTTGGGCGACTGCCGTGCGAAATGGATGTTTCAGAGTCGGACAGGCCTGCCATTCCGGTTGAATTCTTCGCCGATCCGGTTACGCATTCGTATGTGGAGACTTGGCGACTCGCTTGTCCTGCCCCCGGGGAAGCAGCGCTTTTTGATGGAGAAGCACTTGACCACCGCAGCCACCACCGCACCGCTTTCCTATTCGCTTGACCAACAGGGCATCGCCGCCAAGGGGCAGATCTTCGCCAATCTGGGCACCGCCCCGCTGGTCGAACATGCCGTGCGCAACGGTGAGGGCCTGCTGGCCAAGGACGGCCCCTTTGTGGTCGCCACCGGCAAGCACACCGGCCGCAGCCCGAAGGACAAGTTTATCGTTCGCGACGCGACGACGGAAAGCACCGTGTGGTGGGGCAGCGTGAACCGGGGCATGACGCCCGAGCATTTCGCGGCGCTGAAGGAGGATTTCCTCAAGGCCGTCGGGGACAAGGAAACGCTCTATGTGGCGGACCTGTTCGGCGGCAGCCAGCAGGAGCACCGCATCAATGTGCGCGTGATCAATGAGTTCGCGTGGCACAACCTCTTCATCCGCACCCTTCTGGTTCGCCCCACAGAGCAGGAACTGACCAGTTTCGTGCCCGAATACACCATCATCGACCTGCCCAGCTTCAAGGCCGACCCGGCCCGCCACGGCAGCAACAGCGAAACCATCATCGCGGTCAACTTCACTGAGAAGCTGATCCTGATCGGCGGTACGGCCTATGCCGGCGAGATGAAGAAGTCGGTCTTCGGCCTGCTCAACTATCTGCTGCCCGCCGATGGCATCATGCCGATGCATTGCTCGGCCAACATCGGGCCCGATGGCGATACGGCGGTGTTCTTCGGCCTGTCCGGCACCGGCAAGACCACGCTCTCGGCCGACGCCAGCCGCACGCTGATCGGCGACGATGAGCATGGCTGGTCGGACGAGGCGGTCTTCAACTTCGAGGGCGGCTGCTACGCCAAGATGATCCGCATCTCGCCCGAGGCTGAGCCGGAAATCTACGCCACCACCAAGCGCTTCGGCACGGTGCTGGAAAATGTGGTGATCGATCCCGAAACCCGCGAGCTGGATTTCGACGACAACAGTCTGGCCGAGAACAGCCGCGGTTCCTATCCGATCGATTTCATCCCGAACACCTCGGAAAAGAACCTCGGCCCCGTGCCGCAGAACGTCATTTTCCTCACCGCCGATGCCTTTGGCGTGATGCCGCCCATCGCGCGGCTGACGCCCGAACAGGCCATGTATCACTTCCTCTCAGGCTACACCGCCCGTGTGGCCGGCACCGAAATCGGCGTGACCGAGCCCGAGGCGACCTTCTCCACCTGCTTTGGTGCGCCCTTCATGCCGCGCCACCCCTCGGTCTATGGCAATCTGCTGAAAGAGCGCATCGCCAAGGGCGGGGTGAAATGCTGGCTGGTCAACACTGGCTGGTCGGGCGGCAAGGCCACGCAGGAAGGCATCAAGCGCATGCCGATCAAGGCCACCCGCG includes the following:
- a CDS encoding TrmH family RNA methyltransferase → MRRTITGFSNPTVKFLKSLRDKKHRRREGKFLTEGLRLLTDAREMGRLPEMLIMAEGRDPHPLLEQLESDVLAAGGDVVETSEDILSKITGKDNPQAVCGVFEEFDTSLAGLDRNAAPLWLVAHAMRDPGNLGTMLRTGDAVGAGGLILIDDCVDPFSVEAVRASMGAVFTQRVVQARWEEFLPWLRSGEGQLVAASLREAVPYRGAPYAGPCFIMVGNESRGLPEDYEMACDLRVTMPMKGRADSLNAAVAGAVLAYEVLAGLEGK
- a CDS encoding HPr family phosphocarrier protein — protein: MGEARETVEIVNAKGLHARASAKFVNMVAMLPEGHDVKVLKEGAEAGGGSILGLMMLGAARGDSVDIVVKGEEADVALSRLAGLVKDGFGED
- a CDS encoding PTS sugar transporter subunit IIA, producing MIGMILVTHGKLAEEFVHAMEHVVGRQEAIATVCIGPNDDVEKRRREIAEAIQTVDAGDGAIILTDLFGGTPSNLAISLMQAGRVEVIAGINLPMLIRLAGARKSADVLGAVAAARDAGRNYITIASEFLGQDA
- the rapZ gene encoding RNase adapter RapZ, which translates into the protein MSEESTATQAPAPAESIAEGDKRQRILLVTGVLGAGKTTALRVLEDLGWETIDNFPIRLLERLIDSPEHGSDLGEHHGPLAIGFDSRTRGFNPHAVTELVKRLTMRGDLELTTLYLDCGGAELERRYNETRRRHPLANDMPAASGIAAERELMEPLRRWADLVINTTQFAANQLQQAMREQFAPASGPELTISVSSFGFSRGMPPVADFVFDMRFLNNPHWDKDLRPMTGKDASIAAFIRQDPAFEDAFARIRDLLLSVLPRFQAQGKAYVHIAFGCTGGRHRSVFMAEQIGAALRNSGFSPTMLHRNLQSRAADLVEGAASR
- a CDS encoding HPr kinase/phosphorylase; translation: MSLLRQLTCVAIKGRAVLIDGASGSGKSSLALALIDRGADLVGDDGVSLRVEGGALLASPAPATRGLIEVRNLGLLPMAAVQDVPVALLIRLTRNAPRYIEQAPREAILGVDLPLVELYPDTPGLALRASMALGVYGLPAPPLS
- a CDS encoding ATP-binding protein, translated to MKIRGVSLTARILAVNVIVLALMAFSLLFLDTYRNQMLGDRFKRARVEAEIAASVLAETPAASRAKLLATIGTRQQMRLRLYAPDGHLAQDSFALAPPSFTVADPQTQPWTMKAARTLDRMMDAALFAPPVPRYAEPPPPAHPRDAASLWPEVIEARTHTVSTVRERYAPDRTPIINAATPVGIRGSVLLTTRPAPDVTQAVRDARQTLAIVVLAALLTTVFLSLFLARTIVQPLRVLMRAAVRVRLGRDRTVIVPRLPERGDEIGLLARAIADMTEALRQRIDGVEAFAADVAHEIKNPLASLRSALDTLDKVGDGDLRRQLHAIAAHDVQRIDRLVTEIAYASRIDAELSRTTFELVDLLALAVALVGARERRGVNRDCRVQVLHEGSAPPVVEGDAARLERVFENLIDNAVSFSPPGGMITITLANHGLYVSCEVTDEGPGIPPSARERVFERFHSLRPAGEDFGSHSGLGLAIARTIIVAHDGQLHARDPLEGPPSNGRGARLVFELPSWHPAQAAS
- a CDS encoding response regulator transcription factor; the encoded protein is MTATPIDPPEDTAANSAAAGQTPSAAGQTIALVDDDRNILASVSIGLQAEGFATRVYADGTSALKALLDNPPDLAVVDIKMPRMDGLELLQRLRETSALPVIFLTSKDEEPDEALGLAMGADDYITKPFSQRLLVARIRAILRRLDARRAAPAPSGEPAPDIIHRGRLAMDPARHEVTWNEVPVSLTVTEFLILEALASRPGVIRSRNQLMDAAYSDDIYVDDRTIDSHIKRLRRKFRQADPTFSAIETLYGAGYSFAES
- a CDS encoding phosphoenolpyruvate carboxykinase — translated: MTTAATTAPLSYSLDQQGIAAKGQIFANLGTAPLVEHAVRNGEGLLAKDGPFVVATGKHTGRSPKDKFIVRDATTESTVWWGSVNRGMTPEHFAALKEDFLKAVGDKETLYVADLFGGSQQEHRINVRVINEFAWHNLFIRTLLVRPTEQELTSFVPEYTIIDLPSFKADPARHGSNSETIIAVNFTEKLILIGGTAYAGEMKKSVFGLLNYLLPADGIMPMHCSANIGPDGDTAVFFGLSGTGKTTLSADASRTLIGDDEHGWSDEAVFNFEGGCYAKMIRISPEAEPEIYATTKRFGTVLENVVIDPETRELDFDDNSLAENSRGSYPIDFIPNTSEKNLGPVPQNVIFLTADAFGVMPPIARLTPEQAMYHFLSGYTARVAGTEIGVTEPEATFSTCFGAPFMPRHPSVYGNLLKERIAKGGVKCWLVNTGWSGGKATQEGIKRMPIKATRALLNAALDGSLNDATFVKDPNFGFELPLAVPGVDSKLLDPRGAWADAGEYDKTAHALVQLFVDNFAQFEEHVDENVRAAAPAVGAVPA